A single window of Marinobacter sp. LA51 DNA harbors:
- the pgi gene encoding glucose-6-phosphate isomerase — protein MNALGTSMSWSKLEQLANETGSDRIADYFKADPDRFDKMSLRLGELFLDYSKNKISPQVMNALLEMAKNSPLQRRREQMFSGEAINVTEERPVLHIALRNLGDKPIVVNGRDVMPDVRASLEKLKSFTEQVRSGQWLGYTGKRIRDVVNIGIGGSDLGPSMVWRALLDYQHPDLSVHFISNVDGRHLKKVLKGLDPETTLFVVSTKTFSTQETLLNANSAKRWFQEQTQSTTADMGQHFVAVSTNIEAATAFGIREDSIFEFWDWVGGRYSLWSSIGLPIALSIGYDAFIELLDGAFTMDQHFLNAPLETNMPVLLALIGIWNINFLGAETQAIIPYDQALHQLPAFLQQLDMESNGKSVDIDGNPVSHATGPIVWGQTGSNGQHAFFQLLHQGTRFVPIDFIASLKADEETKDHHFALLTNMLAQANAFMNGDIQDNQYASCPGNRPSNVLLLEDLSPRNLGALIALYEHKVFVQGAIWNINSFDQWGVQLGKRLANDISRDIDGKSNEYDPSTQGLMAIVNQHLAASTAPPSAVAPGSTGNAGLMAEESGTQ, from the coding sequence ATGAACGCACTGGGCACCTCCATGTCCTGGAGCAAGCTTGAACAACTCGCCAATGAGACCGGGAGCGATCGGATCGCGGATTATTTCAAAGCCGATCCGGATCGTTTCGATAAGATGAGCCTGCGTTTGGGCGAGCTGTTTCTGGACTATTCCAAGAACAAAATTTCGCCGCAGGTCATGAACGCTCTGCTTGAAATGGCCAAAAACTCGCCACTGCAGCGGCGCCGGGAACAGATGTTTTCCGGGGAGGCCATCAACGTCACCGAAGAGCGTCCTGTTCTGCACATCGCTCTGAGGAACCTGGGTGATAAGCCGATTGTCGTCAATGGTCGCGACGTAATGCCGGATGTCCGGGCCAGCCTGGAAAAGCTTAAATCCTTTACCGAGCAGGTAAGGAGCGGGCAATGGCTGGGCTACACCGGCAAGCGCATCCGTGACGTTGTGAATATCGGCATCGGCGGATCGGATCTTGGGCCCAGCATGGTGTGGCGGGCGCTGCTTGATTATCAGCACCCGGACCTCAGCGTTCACTTCATCTCCAACGTCGACGGCCGGCACCTGAAGAAGGTGCTGAAAGGGCTGGACCCTGAAACCACGCTGTTTGTTGTGTCGACCAAGACCTTCTCCACCCAGGAAACCCTGCTGAACGCCAACAGCGCCAAGCGCTGGTTCCAGGAGCAGACCCAGAGCACCACAGCCGACATGGGCCAGCATTTTGTGGCGGTTTCGACCAACATCGAGGCGGCGACGGCATTCGGCATCCGCGAGGACAGCATCTTCGAATTCTGGGACTGGGTGGGTGGCCGCTATTCGCTCTGGTCCAGCATTGGCTTGCCCATTGCGCTGAGCATCGGGTACGACGCGTTTATCGAGCTGCTCGACGGCGCCTTCACCATGGACCAGCACTTCCTGAATGCGCCATTGGAAACCAACATGCCGGTCCTTCTGGCCCTTATAGGCATCTGGAACATCAATTTCCTGGGTGCCGAAACCCAGGCGATCATTCCTTACGATCAGGCCTTGCACCAATTGCCGGCATTCCTGCAGCAGCTGGATATGGAGAGTAATGGCAAGTCCGTGGACATTGATGGCAACCCGGTCAGCCACGCCACCGGTCCCATCGTGTGGGGGCAAACCGGCTCCAACGGCCAGCATGCCTTTTTCCAGCTACTGCACCAGGGCACCCGGTTCGTTCCCATCGACTTTATTGCGTCATTGAAAGCTGACGAAGAGACCAAGGATCATCACTTTGCCTTGCTGACCAATATGCTGGCCCAGGCCAATGCGTTCATGAATGGCGACATTCAAGATAACCAGTACGCCAGTTGTCCCGGCAATCGCCCAAGCAACGTGCTGCTTCTGGAAGATTTGAGCCCCCGAAATCTGGGCGCCTTGATCGCGCTCTATGAACATAAGGTGTTCGTGCAGGGTGCTATCTGGAACATCAATTCTTTCGACCAGTGGGGCGTGCAGCTCGGCAAGCGGCTCGCCAATGACATTAGCCGTGATATTGACGGCAAGAGCAACGAGTACGATCCATCTACCCAGGGCCTGATGGCGATCGTTAATCAGCATCTGGCTGCAAGCACGGCACCGCCAAGCGCAGTAGCCCCAGGTTCAACAGGCAATGCGGGTTTAATGGCTGAGGAGAGTGGTACCCAATGA
- a CDS encoding carbohydrate ABC transporter permease, whose amino-acid sequence MLSLKQRRSLNTLLLGVLAWGVALAIFFPIFWMLLTSFKTEIDAFATPPQLFFSPTLENYTLVNERSDYLHFAWNSVVVSFGSTIIGMMLAVPAAYSMAFFETKRTKGTLLWMLSTKMLPPVGVLVPIYLLFKDTGLLDTKTGLVIIYTLINLPIMIWMAYTYFKEIPKEVLEAARMDGSTLFQEIWRVLLPMSKGGLAATVLLSLILSWNEAFWSLNLTASEAAPLTALIASYSSPEGLFWAKLSAVSTLACAPILIFGWISQKQLVRGLSFGAVK is encoded by the coding sequence ATGCTTAGCCTGAAACAACGACGTAGCCTTAACACCCTGCTTTTGGGGGTGTTGGCGTGGGGTGTGGCCCTGGCCATTTTCTTCCCGATTTTCTGGATGCTGCTGACCAGCTTCAAAACAGAAATCGATGCCTTCGCCACACCGCCGCAATTGTTCTTCTCGCCGACCCTCGAGAATTACACGCTGGTTAACGAACGCAGTGACTATCTGCACTTTGCCTGGAATTCGGTGGTGGTGTCTTTCGGATCCACGATCATCGGAATGATGCTCGCCGTACCTGCCGCCTATTCCATGGCCTTTTTTGAGACCAAGCGTACCAAAGGGACACTGCTGTGGATGCTGTCCACCAAAATGCTGCCGCCGGTTGGCGTGCTGGTGCCGATTTATCTGCTGTTCAAGGACACCGGCTTGCTCGATACCAAAACCGGGCTGGTGATCATCTACACGTTGATCAACCTGCCGATCATGATCTGGATGGCCTACACCTACTTCAAAGAGATACCCAAAGAAGTACTCGAGGCTGCTCGAATGGACGGCTCCACGCTGTTCCAGGAGATCTGGCGAGTGCTGCTCCCCATGAGCAAGGGCGGTCTGGCCGCGACGGTGCTGCTATCTCTGATTCTCAGTTGGAACGAGGCGTTCTGGTCACTCAACCTCACGGCCTCGGAAGCGGCCCCGCTGACGGCCCTGATCGCATCTTATTCAAGCCCTGAAGGCTTGTTCTGGGCCAAGTTGTCAGCCGTATCGACCCTGGCCTGTGCCCCCATTCTTATCTTTGGCTGGATCAGCCAGAAACAGCTGGTTCGCGGCTTGTCCTTTGGCGCCGTCAAATAA
- a CDS encoding AraC family transcriptional regulator has product MGAEKQRIKPEFEWVDQRGDESIRYLDHGYPHPLVRWHYHEEYELHLITETSGKVFVGDYIGNFSPNSLILVGPNLPHNWISHIEKGERVALRDRVINFSHDLINACNAVFPETRALGPFWERAAYGIEFLDAAEIPKAVSLFEEVAESTGFRRLTRFWSLIELLAAMSDYRVLSSSTYLPITDEKILNRLNQALDLIFEHYHTGISLEEVAAHVNVSPTYFSKFFKKATGHRFIEFINSLRINKACEHLAHSDEPITEICFLVGFNNIANFNRRFYDVKKMTPSEYRKTSLDALYQS; this is encoded by the coding sequence ATGGGCGCGGAGAAGCAACGCATCAAACCCGAATTTGAATGGGTTGATCAGCGCGGGGATGAGTCGATCCGCTACCTGGACCATGGCTACCCGCACCCGTTGGTTCGCTGGCACTACCACGAAGAATACGAACTCCACCTGATCACCGAAACATCCGGCAAGGTTTTTGTCGGGGATTACATTGGCAACTTCTCACCCAACAGTCTGATCCTGGTTGGGCCAAACCTTCCTCATAACTGGATCAGTCACATTGAGAAAGGGGAGAGGGTGGCACTGCGTGACCGGGTGATCAATTTCTCCCATGATCTGATCAATGCCTGTAATGCAGTATTTCCTGAAACCCGTGCGTTGGGGCCATTCTGGGAACGGGCGGCTTATGGCATTGAGTTTTTGGACGCCGCTGAGATACCGAAAGCCGTTTCGTTATTTGAAGAAGTCGCTGAATCCACCGGGTTCCGACGTTTGACCCGCTTCTGGTCGCTGATTGAACTCCTGGCGGCTATGAGTGACTACCGCGTATTGTCCTCTTCAACCTACCTGCCCATTACCGATGAAAAGATCCTTAACCGGCTGAATCAGGCCCTGGATCTTATTTTCGAGCACTACCACACCGGAATTTCCCTTGAGGAAGTGGCGGCCCATGTGAACGTCAGCCCCACCTATTTCTCGAAGTTCTTCAAGAAAGCCACCGGGCATCGGTTCATTGAGTTCATCAACAGCCTCCGTATCAACAAAGCCTGCGAGCACCTGGCGCACAGCGATGAACCCATCACCGAAATCTGCTTTTTGGTGGGCTTCAACAACATCGCAAACTTCAACCGTCGCTTCTACGACGTGAAGAAAATGACGCCATCGGAATATCGAAAAACCTCCCTGGACGCCCTGTACCAGAGCTGA
- a CDS encoding carbohydrate kinase family protein — translation MIKVISFGELLVDMLSSRVSDAQDGQGAGTENERFTKYPGGAPANVAAAIGKLGGHSYFAGKVGADMFGDFLVQSLEAMQVRTDYLLQTKEAKTALAFVSLDKDGERSFEFYRGPSADLLFGPHEFQQEWFEDRGIFHFCSNTLTEPGILEATQAGLETARAAGWLVSFDMNLRHNLWPEGADPFESVWSCVEQADLVKLSAEELAFLCRHTDEAQVLKQILNAGASLVLITDGGQPLRYHTAYHSGSIQPPNVQMVDSTAAGDAFVGGLLYRLSELDMSVAGLEGLGTDQQRLESILTFASACGAHAVTHAGAFTSLPAIEDVNRFLR, via the coding sequence ATGATTAAAGTCATTTCGTTCGGTGAACTTCTGGTAGACATGCTCTCGAGCCGGGTAAGCGACGCCCAGGACGGGCAGGGCGCTGGGACGGAGAACGAGCGCTTCACCAAATACCCGGGTGGTGCGCCAGCGAACGTGGCCGCAGCAATTGGAAAACTCGGTGGCCACAGTTATTTTGCCGGTAAAGTCGGCGCCGACATGTTTGGTGATTTCCTGGTGCAGTCGCTTGAAGCCATGCAGGTTCGCACGGACTACCTGCTGCAAACCAAAGAGGCGAAAACCGCCTTGGCCTTTGTATCGCTGGATAAAGACGGCGAACGCAGTTTTGAGTTTTATCGCGGGCCTTCAGCGGACCTTCTATTCGGCCCCCACGAGTTTCAGCAGGAATGGTTTGAGGACCGTGGCATCTTTCATTTCTGCTCTAACACGTTGACTGAGCCGGGCATCCTCGAAGCTACCCAGGCCGGTCTGGAAACCGCACGAGCCGCCGGTTGGTTGGTCAGCTTCGACATGAACCTCAGGCACAATCTCTGGCCTGAAGGCGCCGATCCGTTTGAATCGGTGTGGTCTTGTGTGGAACAGGCGGACCTGGTGAAACTGTCCGCTGAAGAGCTGGCCTTCCTGTGCCGGCACACCGATGAAGCACAGGTGTTGAAGCAGATATTGAACGCTGGCGCCTCCCTGGTGCTGATCACCGATGGCGGCCAACCACTGCGTTACCACACCGCTTATCATAGCGGTTCGATCCAGCCACCCAATGTACAGATGGTCGATAGTACTGCCGCCGGAGACGCGTTCGTTGGTGGTTTGCTGTATCGCCTATCTGAGCTGGATATGTCGGTAGCAGGCCTGGAAGGGCTGGGTACCGATCAACAGCGGCTGGAGAGCATTCTGACCTTTGCCAGTGCTTGTGGTGCCCACGCGGTCACTCATGCCGGTGCCTTTACGTCATTGCCCGCAATAGAAGATGTGAATCGTTTCCTTCGATAA
- a CDS encoding mannitol dehydrogenase family protein: MKLNNSTLDQLSPEVSVPAYDRSNLRHGIVHIGVGGFHRAHEAVYTHQLLQAGGSSDWSICGVGLREGDRAMQQVLSGQDHLYTLIELGADNTNALSVIGSITDFLFAPEEQDAVIEKLASPQVKIVSLTITEGGYNVDDNTGRFNESHPDILHDLENPQQPRTVFGYLSEALDRRRARNLPPFTVMSCDNLPENGHVARSALLAFANLRNAELASWIDAKVSFPSSMVDRITPGTNDKHRQWLTANYDLEDGWPVICEPFYQWVLEDDFCNGRPEWEKVGVQFTDNVAPYERMKIRLLNASHSAMAYLGYLAGYRYTHEVMADERFSHFIRSFMDEDVTPILGEISGIDIPAYKQTLIERFSNPQMGDQLARLCMDGSSKIPKFLVPTVQTLVNEGRPLSRVAMIIASWALYLRGQDEQGQHHEINDPMAARLKSAVEDRANLTPEFLGMADIFGTTLASSSDFEEAFDAALDKLETNGVFAGLQSLQDA, translated from the coding sequence ATGAAATTGAATAACTCGACATTGGACCAATTGAGTCCAGAGGTGTCCGTGCCTGCCTATGACCGGAGTAACCTCCGGCACGGCATCGTTCACATCGGCGTAGGCGGATTCCACCGAGCCCATGAAGCGGTCTACACTCACCAGCTGTTGCAGGCCGGTGGCAGCTCGGATTGGTCGATCTGCGGTGTGGGGCTGCGTGAAGGCGATCGAGCCATGCAACAGGTGTTATCCGGGCAGGACCACCTTTACACCCTGATCGAACTGGGCGCCGACAACACCAACGCACTGAGCGTGATTGGCTCTATCACGGATTTCCTGTTTGCACCTGAGGAGCAGGACGCCGTGATCGAAAAACTGGCGAGCCCGCAGGTGAAAATTGTCTCACTGACCATCACCGAGGGTGGTTATAACGTTGACGACAATACCGGTCGTTTCAACGAAAGCCACCCGGACATCCTGCATGACCTGGAAAATCCCCAGCAGCCGCGAACCGTGTTCGGTTACCTGAGCGAAGCACTGGACCGGCGCCGGGCGCGCAATCTGCCCCCGTTCACGGTGATGTCTTGTGACAATCTGCCCGAGAATGGCCACGTTGCTCGCTCAGCCTTGCTGGCTTTCGCCAACCTCAGGAATGCTGAGCTGGCAAGCTGGATTGATGCCAAGGTGAGCTTTCCGAGCAGCATGGTTGACCGCATCACGCCGGGAACTAACGACAAACACCGCCAGTGGCTGACGGCAAATTACGATCTCGAAGATGGCTGGCCAGTGATCTGCGAGCCCTTTTACCAATGGGTGCTCGAGGATGATTTCTGCAACGGTCGCCCGGAGTGGGAAAAGGTCGGCGTTCAGTTCACGGATAACGTGGCACCGTACGAACGCATGAAAATTCGCCTGCTGAATGCCAGCCACTCGGCTATGGCGTACCTCGGGTATCTGGCCGGTTACCGTTACACCCACGAGGTGATGGCCGACGAGCGGTTCAGTCACTTTATCCGCAGCTTTATGGACGAGGACGTAACGCCGATCCTGGGCGAAATCTCTGGCATCGATATTCCCGCCTATAAGCAGACCCTGATTGAGCGCTTCTCCAATCCTCAAATGGGCGACCAGTTGGCCCGCCTTTGTATGGATGGCTCCAGCAAGATTCCAAAGTTTTTGGTTCCGACGGTACAGACGCTGGTGAACGAAGGCCGACCGCTGTCACGGGTGGCTATGATCATCGCCAGCTGGGCGCTTTACCTCCGAGGCCAGGATGAGCAGGGTCAGCACCACGAGATTAACGATCCGATGGCTGCGCGGCTGAAATCTGCGGTTGAAGACCGGGCCAACCTGACCCCGGAATTCCTGGGAATGGCGGACATTTTCGGGACCACGCTCGCCAGCTCCAGCGACTTTGAAGAGGCCTTTGATGCGGCACTCGACAAGCTGGAAACCAACGGTGTTTTTGCAGGCCTTCAGTCACTTCAAGACGCCTGA
- a CDS encoding ABC transporter substrate-binding protein produces MNNQRYLSAVMAVGMTAVASSAMAATKVTIGTVNNGDMVRMQGLSEEFEKLHPNIDLNWVVLEENVLRQRLTTDIATDGGQFDVMTIGMYEAPIWGEKGWLTPMKDLPADYDMADIFPSVLGGLSSDGTLYALPFYAESSMTFYRKDLFEANGLSMPDQPSWDQMKSFAEQLHKPEEEQYGICLRGKAGWGENMALITTMANAFGARWFDENWKPEFTGPEWQNAISFYVDLLGNYGPPGASSNGFNENLALFNSGKCAMWVDATVAGAFLTDETQSRVADQIGFALAPQQVTAKGSGWLWSWALAVPVSSDAKEAAKTFITWATSRAYSQLVEETYGIANVPPGTRTSTYNNAEYLEAAPFATRTLEAIGNADPNDSTLNPSPYVGVQFAAIPEFQSIATQVGKLISGALAGSMSVDHALRAAQSITLREMTRARYYSN; encoded by the coding sequence ATGAACAACCAACGATATCTTTCCGCTGTTATGGCTGTTGGCATGACCGCTGTTGCGTCCTCCGCAATGGCCGCCACCAAAGTAACCATTGGCACAGTGAACAATGGCGACATGGTTCGCATGCAGGGCCTCTCCGAGGAATTCGAAAAGCTTCATCCAAACATCGATCTGAACTGGGTAGTGCTTGAGGAAAATGTCCTGAGGCAGCGCCTGACAACAGACATCGCTACAGACGGCGGCCAATTCGATGTGATGACCATCGGCATGTACGAGGCGCCGATCTGGGGTGAAAAGGGTTGGCTGACGCCGATGAAGGATTTGCCCGCCGACTATGATATGGCGGACATTTTCCCGTCGGTCCTCGGGGGCCTGTCCTCCGATGGCACGCTGTATGCGCTGCCGTTCTACGCCGAAAGCTCAATGACGTTTTACCGCAAGGATTTGTTCGAGGCCAACGGCCTGAGCATGCCTGACCAGCCTTCCTGGGATCAGATGAAGTCTTTTGCCGAGCAACTCCATAAGCCGGAAGAAGAGCAGTACGGTATCTGCCTGCGCGGTAAGGCAGGGTGGGGCGAGAACATGGCACTGATCACCACCATGGCCAATGCGTTCGGTGCCCGCTGGTTTGATGAAAACTGGAAGCCTGAGTTCACCGGGCCTGAGTGGCAGAACGCCATCAGCTTCTATGTTGACCTGCTCGGTAACTATGGCCCTCCCGGAGCCAGCTCCAACGGTTTCAATGAAAACCTGGCGCTGTTCAACAGTGGCAAATGCGCCATGTGGGTAGACGCGACCGTGGCCGGTGCTTTCCTGACCGACGAGACGCAAAGCAGGGTGGCTGACCAGATCGGCTTTGCCCTGGCGCCGCAGCAGGTAACCGCTAAAGGTTCAGGTTGGTTGTGGTCCTGGGCCCTGGCGGTTCCGGTGAGTTCAGACGCCAAGGAAGCGGCCAAGACCTTTATCACCTGGGCAACCTCGCGGGCATACAGCCAGCTGGTTGAGGAAACCTATGGCATTGCCAATGTGCCGCCCGGCACCCGCACCTCTACCTACAACAATGCCGAATACCTGGAAGCTGCCCCGTTTGCGACCCGTACCCTGGAAGCAATCGGCAACGCCGATCCGAACGATTCCACGTTGAATCCTTCCCCCTATGTGGGCGTTCAGTTTGCCGCTATCCCTGAGTTTCAGTCGATCGCAACCCAGGTCGGAAAGCTGATCTCGGGTGCCCTGGCAGGGTCGATGTCTGTCGATCACGCCTTGAGGGCAGCGCAATCGATCACCCTTCGTGAGATGACTCGCGCCCGCTATTACTCCAACTGA
- a CDS encoding carbohydrate ABC transporter permease has translation MKTTALNAGSVSSAAEPEKDSRKGEIRKTSRINRFMVSPSVLVLALWMVIPLSMTIYFSLIRYNLLYPGDNEFVGLENFQFFVTDFGFMAGMSNTLLLVGAVLLITVVLGVLISLLINQAFWGRGVVRILLISPFFIMPTVNALIWKNLLLHPVSGVFSAIWKFFGATPIDWFSEFPLFSIIMIVSWQWLPFAILLLMTALQSLDQEQQEAARLDGAGPWALFFHLTLPHLARPIAVVVMIETIFLLSIFAEIFTTTGGGPGYETTNLAYLIYSQALLQFDVGLASAGGLIAVVLANIAAFFLVRLIGKSLTEKQ, from the coding sequence ATGAAGACAACCGCTCTGAATGCAGGTTCCGTGAGCTCCGCCGCGGAACCCGAAAAGGACAGCCGCAAGGGAGAGATTAGAAAGACCTCCCGCATCAATCGTTTCATGGTGTCGCCGTCGGTGCTCGTCCTGGCGCTGTGGATGGTGATTCCGCTGTCGATGACCATCTACTTTTCCCTGATTCGCTATAACCTGCTGTACCCCGGCGATAACGAATTTGTGGGGCTGGAAAACTTCCAGTTCTTCGTCACCGATTTCGGCTTTATGGCGGGGATGAGTAACACCCTGCTACTTGTTGGCGCCGTGCTGCTGATCACGGTGGTTCTGGGTGTCCTGATTTCGTTGCTCATTAACCAGGCGTTCTGGGGCCGGGGTGTTGTCCGGATACTCCTGATATCCCCGTTTTTTATCATGCCGACAGTGAACGCCCTGATCTGGAAAAACCTGCTGCTGCACCCGGTTTCAGGTGTCTTTTCTGCCATCTGGAAGTTCTTTGGCGCCACGCCGATCGACTGGTTTTCCGAGTTTCCGCTGTTCTCGATCATCATGATCGTGTCCTGGCAGTGGCTGCCGTTTGCCATCCTGCTGCTGATGACCGCATTGCAGTCGCTGGATCAGGAACAACAGGAAGCGGCACGCCTGGACGGTGCTGGTCCCTGGGCGCTGTTCTTCCATCTCACCCTGCCGCACCTGGCGCGCCCGATCGCGGTGGTGGTGATGATTGAAACCATCTTCCTGCTGTCGATCTTTGCCGAAATATTCACCACCACGGGCGGTGGCCCGGGTTATGAGACCACCAACCTTGCGTACCTGATCTACAGCCAGGCGTTGCTGCAGTTCGATGTCGGACTCGCCTCTGCCGGTGGCCTGATCGCCGTTGTGCTGGCCAACATTGCCGCCTTCTTCCTGGTGCGGCTGATCGGCAAAAGCCTTACAGAAAAACAATGA
- a CDS encoding TolC family protein, whose amino-acid sequence MPKNVVSIVLGSLLLVGCAATPDYEQRKDANERYLDSLEFGVQPDAFTTVNWWEDYQDEQLNQLVEVAQAANLDLLSTGQRVRQALADLGADENRLLPQGEAAGDYEVIDRNGVQESSSVGLAASWELDLFGRLNALIDAGEANLEVALNNQREMLKEVTVGVVRAYLEWEASRQRVKLIRADIRALGDTREVMAMRVKEGISPKLDLARADTLLEQQRAKLPDARAQLYRAKAVLSVLVNEDPESLLLRPASSVLAASVGVPEADRANEAMRLRADIGAALASLAREVALGNALRAELYPQFSVEGFLGLTNLAEVSDGLESTASMSPRISWSLLSYPLLLQRVEGQDAASEDSYIRYRQTIIDAVANARVAVFAYGQALEADRATGRAFQAANESFSIASTMHREGAIGYLDLLDANRTFISAQQDRLSAKLAFATAQLGVVEEFSGVWSSAAHRELIEQRQGS is encoded by the coding sequence ATGCCTAAGAACGTTGTCAGCATAGTGCTGGGTTCATTATTGCTCGTCGGTTGTGCCGCAACGCCTGACTACGAGCAACGAAAAGACGCTAACGAGCGCTACCTTGATAGTCTGGAATTCGGCGTCCAGCCTGATGCTTTCACCACCGTTAACTGGTGGGAAGACTACCAGGATGAACAGCTCAACCAACTGGTTGAAGTCGCTCAGGCAGCCAATCTGGATCTGCTTTCCACCGGGCAACGGGTCCGTCAGGCTCTGGCGGATCTTGGTGCCGATGAGAACCGGCTGCTGCCACAAGGGGAGGCAGCCGGTGACTACGAGGTTATCGACCGCAACGGTGTTCAGGAATCGTCCTCGGTCGGCCTTGCGGCGTCCTGGGAATTGGACTTGTTCGGGCGCCTTAACGCCCTGATTGATGCTGGGGAAGCCAATCTGGAAGTCGCACTCAATAACCAACGCGAGATGCTGAAAGAAGTGACCGTGGGCGTTGTACGTGCCTACCTGGAATGGGAAGCCTCTCGACAGCGGGTTAAGTTGATCCGCGCCGATATTCGGGCGCTTGGAGACACTCGGGAGGTCATGGCGATGAGGGTGAAAGAAGGTATTTCCCCCAAGCTGGACCTTGCAAGGGCAGATACCTTGCTGGAACAGCAGCGGGCGAAATTGCCTGATGCCAGAGCGCAGCTGTACCGAGCGAAAGCGGTGCTTTCAGTTCTGGTTAATGAGGATCCCGAGTCATTGCTCTTGAGACCCGCCTCAAGTGTACTGGCAGCATCCGTTGGTGTTCCGGAAGCTGATCGAGCGAACGAAGCCATGCGACTGCGTGCCGATATTGGCGCTGCACTGGCTTCGCTGGCGAGGGAAGTGGCTCTGGGCAACGCATTGAGGGCTGAGCTCTACCCGCAGTTTTCGGTGGAAGGTTTTCTGGGTTTAACCAATCTGGCGGAAGTATCCGACGGGTTAGAGAGCACCGCGAGTATGTCGCCGAGGATCTCCTGGTCCTTGCTCAGTTATCCGCTGCTCCTCCAGCGCGTGGAGGGCCAAGACGCCGCGTCAGAAGACAGCTACATTCGCTACAGGCAAACCATCATCGATGCTGTGGCGAATGCACGGGTGGCGGTGTTTGCCTACGGACAAGCGCTGGAGGCGGATCGCGCAACGGGTAGGGCGTTCCAGGCCGCTAATGAATCCTTCAGCATCGCGTCGACAATGCACCGCGAGGGCGCCATCGGCTATCTTGACCTGCTGGACGCCAACCGTACGTTCATTTCCGCCCAACAGGATCGCTTGTCAGCCAAGCTGGCATTCGCCACGGCACAGCTGGGGGTCGTTGAGGAGTTCAGCGGGGTGTGGTCTTCTGCGGCACATCGTGAACTGATCGAGCAAAGACAGGGCTCATAG
- a CDS encoding ABC transporter ATP-binding protein: MANLTIKNLKKSFGDIEILKGIDLEIKDNEFVVFVGPSGCGKSTLLRSIAGLEEVTSGHIMLDHKEITDLAPAKRDLAMVFQSYALYPHMSVRKNMSFALELAKENKDVISTKVAEAARILELEPLLERKPKELSGGQRQRVAIGRAIVRQPKVFLFDEPLSNLDAALRVQMRLELARLHHDLNATMIYVTHDQVEAMTLADKVVVLNQGRIEQVGTPLELYRNPANRFVAGFLGMPKMSFLPGNVTAIDASSVTVELTSGASVTLPAAGDHLRKGSAVTVGVRPENIDVVEPSESALTGYMDIAESLGSDTYCYVKTDGQETLTVRMPGNFACNYGDRIGLRLHVDECHLFDEQGNAVQKPSRMAA; the protein is encoded by the coding sequence ATGGCTAACTTAACAATAAAGAACCTCAAGAAATCCTTCGGGGATATCGAAATTCTCAAGGGCATCGACCTTGAGATTAAAGACAACGAATTCGTCGTGTTTGTTGGGCCATCAGGCTGCGGCAAGTCCACGCTGCTGCGATCTATTGCCGGGCTGGAGGAAGTCACCAGCGGCCACATTATGCTGGACCACAAAGAAATCACCGATCTGGCCCCGGCCAAACGGGATCTGGCCATGGTGTTCCAGAGCTACGCCTTGTACCCCCACATGTCGGTGCGCAAGAACATGTCGTTTGCGCTGGAGCTGGCGAAGGAAAACAAGGACGTCATCAGCACCAAGGTAGCCGAGGCTGCCCGAATTCTGGAGCTGGAGCCTCTGCTGGAGCGCAAGCCGAAAGAACTGTCCGGTGGTCAGCGCCAGCGGGTGGCCATTGGCCGAGCCATCGTGCGCCAGCCCAAGGTGTTTTTGTTCGATGAGCCATTGTCCAACCTGGATGCCGCCCTGCGGGTGCAGATGCGTCTGGAGCTGGCGCGCCTGCACCACGACCTGAACGCCACCATGATTTACGTCACCCACGACCAGGTTGAAGCCATGACTCTGGCTGACAAGGTTGTGGTATTGAACCAGGGCCGGATAGAGCAGGTGGGTACGCCCCTGGAGCTGTATCGCAATCCCGCCAACCGCTTTGTAGCCGGCTTTCTCGGCATGCCCAAGATGAGCTTTCTGCCGGGCAACGTGACTGCCATCGATGCCTCCAGTGTGACGGTTGAGCTGACTTCAGGTGCCTCTGTGACCTTGCCCGCGGCCGGTGACCATCTGCGCAAGGGCAGTGCGGTCACCGTTGGCGTTCGGCCGGAGAACATTGATGTGGTCGAACCCAGCGAGAGTGCACTGACAGGGTACATGGACATTGCCGAGAGCCTGGGCAGCGATACCTATTGCTATGTGAAGACCGATGGCCAGGAGACGCTGACTGTCCGTATGCCGGGCAACTTTGCCTGTAACTACGGTGATCGCATCGGTCTGCGCCTGCACGTGGATGAGTGCCACTTGTTCGATGAACAGGGCAACGCCGTTCAGAAACCCAGTCGCATGGCAGCGTGA